TGTCCTGGGGGACCCCACAGGGTGTTTCATCCTTGAGACTGTCTCCACAGTCCCTCTGTGCATAGCTTCTCCTTCTCCTGGCGTGGCCCTGggtctgcagcacagggcagttCCGCACACCAGGTGCAGAGGAAAGGGTGTCTTCTCCAGCTGAAAAGTGATGTCAGATCTGGCAGATGTGGTATTTGTACTGTAACCTGGATTAATCCATCCTTCCAAGGCATGTAATGGGACAGCAAATGCTGCTGAGGCTTTGTGAGCACGGGCCACTGGCTCACCAGGGTACGCTCACCTGCAGAGAGCTGCCCTGATGCCAAATACTCATCTGAGCTGCGTATATGAGGGAAGGTGCCTTCCAAGAACATCTGCTCGAGCTGGGAGCCTCTAGGGCTGGTTCAGTCCCTGCAGACAGGTCCAAGTCATTAGCAGGAGTCAAGAAAAACTAGAGATATTTTATTGTTTGTCAGAGTTTCCCCCCCAAGCTATTTTGGCACACTGGATGCACATTCACTAAGAACTTCTTCAAGCTCTAATTAGCTGTACTTGAGTAATAAGGGTTCTTATGCTAAGTAATAACATAGATGAGTATGTAAGTGCTCTCAGAACCTCAGCAACTTAGTCAGTGGGGTCACATCTCCCTCTTTTGGCTGCTGCAAGATGCCAGCAGCCTGGAGGCAGGGAACAGCAATATGTAGTGCTTAGCagtctttgctgctgtttagCTGTATCGATGGGGTGCGTTGCTTTGGATGGGCTATGAATGTAACTGGAAATGCAAAAGGATAGCCCCGAGGAATTGGTCCCAGAGGAGACAGGTGCAGGTGGCTGTGGGCTTTTTGCATATGCCACAGAAATTTGGATAGAGggaaggaaatgctttttgggtttgggtttttttttttaagatgaaattGAGTCAGCAGTAGGTGCATGTGCTACTCACATTGCTTTCTTGGGTAATTAGTGGGGAATAGTTAAGCAAGAGCCCACCCAAGCCCGAGGGTCATGACAGCAGTCACAGCCTGGGCATCGGCTCTCAATCTCCCCTATTagattttgtttgaaaactaGCTGCTGTACCTTGGGCACTGCTAGAATGTAACTGAAATTACAGGTGTACCCTGCGTGGCGCAACCAGTAAAATGCTAATTTCTTAAGAATTCATAGCTTCCCTTAGGCTTCGGGCTCCATTGCCCCTAGAGCAACGCCAGCTCTCCCTATGTCCCAGCAGGTGTGCTGCCTTCTCTATGTTGGTGCTCCTGCGACCTAGCTGCAGGGAAGGTGGTGCGagtccccccttccttctgtGCCAGCCATCTGCTGCTTTCCAAGGCTCTCGCAGGAGCGCAGGGCTGTGATTCAGCTCGCCCCGCTTCAGTGCCGCACACCAGAGCTGTGCCCACCCAGGTGCAGCCTCCCTGGCCACGGGCAGCCGAGCATCCCCGAAGGAGGCAGCTGCACCCCAGGCTCCCCAGAAAAAGAGCCTGGCTTGCAGGGGGAGCACGAAGTGAGCAAAAGGTGGGTATACGCTCCCTCTGCATCCTTGACAGCTCTGTGTTCTCGGTCACACTTGGCTGAAGGTGGACAGGGGTTGAAAAGTtgctggggaaggtgccagcCAGACAAGCACCCTGTGGTCCTGCATCCTTCACAGAGTCCCTCTagtcctgctttttttttcctgttcctgttGGATGGGAATTCTGCCTGGGAATTCAACCTGTGGATACAAGTGGCAAGGCCTCATCACTGGCAAAGGATAACTGAAGTGAGATGCTGTTTGTTGTGGTCACACTTTCATGCATTTCACGTTGTGGTCCATGTTTCATAAAAGCCAGTGTAAAACAGCTCTGTAGCTCCTGCTCCTTTGCAGTTACATGGCAAACACTGGAGCACAGATACTGCTCTGAGCACTGGGTCCCATCCcgttcaacatcttcattaatggctgggttgtggagtctccctcCTGGGAGACACTCAAAAAccatctggacatggtcttGGGCAACTGTTTGAACATGGGATTGGACCTGCAGAGGTCCCTGCCACCCTCAGCCGCTCCGTGACTCTGTGACTTGTGGTCACAGGTTTGGCCTTGCCCTAAGCCCCCCACCTGCTGCTTTACTGACATTATAAACACACGTTATCAGAGGAAGCAAGAAACTGCTTCCCCCAGGGACTCGGCGTAAAAGCTTTATTTCCGCAGGACGTCTTCAGTAAACCTTGTACCTTGGGTACCCTCACTGTTTAGCTATGGCCTAAAGAATTTACTGATTCCCTGGGCCCGGCCATCGtttcctctcccagcagcacaggtttTGCCTACCCGGCGTGTTACTTCAGCTCTGAGGTGGTTGTTGCCTGCAGGAGCGGCAATAACCTGTCCATGATGCCACCAACCGTGCTTCCCCGATGCTGTACGTTTGAGTCCAGCACCTGTAAGCTTTGGGATATGGCTCTGtctgcctccagcccctgctTCCTGATCCCCCCAAGTTCCACTTGGGATCAGACTGACCCCAAGGCATTGGGGTGCAGGTGTGTGTTTAAATGAGCATATCAGTTAGTGGGGGCCgctcagccctgcagggatgctggcaggagGAATAAACCCTTTTGCTGGAGTGTCATTCTCTTCCCAACGAAAAGGCCAGAAATTCCCAGGGTGACGCTTTAGAACAGAAGTTATCAAGTAGTCTCTAGGGATGTAAAGGGGTaacaaactgcatttatttaaaaacagattgaGTAAATTTGGTGCTGGGGTTGCAAAATATACAAACCTCAAGAAATGAGCATacaaacagaagcaggaaatCTGGCTAGCGGCACTTGGGATGGGGGAACTGCTGTAAAATTGCCCCTATTTTGGAGACCCCATCCTGCCCTGATGTTACCACATGCTTCCTTACCCCTGCAGACGCACCCTGTGCTCTCATCTGATGCTGGAGCTGCGATTTCCCTCTCCCGTGTCACTCACTGGGCTCTAGTACCCAGCCGGCACCTCGCAGCACATCCAGCATCTTGGCCTCCTCCCAATCCTCTTCTCTCTCAGTGTTTTGCACAGGGACGTCATTGTTCATCCACAGCTATGCATCGCTGCCCTCCCAGAGCCCCCTTGCCGTGCCTCTCCCAGaacctccctcctcctcacagcttttccctccccaccaccacctctgccaGGACGGCAGCACTCTTAACACGCAACGCTTTGCCACGGTCCATCAGGTGGAAAAGCAGCCACCGAGTCTTGGTCACAGGGAGAAGAAACCTCCTTGCATTTACACCCCTACGCCAATGGGGCTGCAGACCTCAGGGCCCAGCTCCTCACCAGCTTGTGCTAAAACTCACTGGGACTGTCAGGTCCCAGATAATTTGCTCCTCTTTCACCACGGGCAGGTTGCAGCGATGTTTGGGGCAGCTTTGCCCACAGAAGCACAGCATACGGGGACACAGGTGGGTGTTCATCGTGCTGCCCTCCTCCCCGGCGCTGGGCTGatgggggctggctgggggctggctgggggggggtgaggggtgccAGCTGCatgccctgctcccccccagccccgcgggtAACGCTGCTGCTGGACGGTGGCTCCGGGGCTGCTTCCAGTGGCACAGCACGcagctgcgggggggggggctcttGCAAACCAGCACAGGGGAGGGAGCGGGGGAGTGTTGGTCATGCTGGCTACAACAAACACTGGTTTTACATCTCCCAGACAGGGTCAACTATCCCCTCGGGGTGCTTGAAACGCTGGAATTCaccagctgttttctttggacACGGGCTTGTTGTATCTGGACAGAAACCGAGGCGTGCTGTTGGACTGGGCACATCCACTAGTTTGCTGCGCCAAGAAAACTTTGCCCACTGCTAGGACCTCTGCCTGCTTTATAAACAGAAAGCCTGTTTGCCCTGAGCTGTGGCCCTTTGGAGAAGGAAGGTGGCTCACCCAGGGTCATGGGGAGAGCTGGAGCAAGGCGATTTCCCAGGCTCCAACCTGATGGCTTCATCTCTGTCCCTCCCCCGCAAGGGTCCCCACCAAGACCCCACCAGCTTTGAGCAGAggaataaaacacacacaccataAAGTCCCAGCACCTGAGGGATGTGATAGACCTCACCCAAGGAGCTGTCTTATAGGCCAGAGAGAAAATACTCAGGGTAATGGATGCTGTACAGAGTGCCCATGGGGTGCGTAGCACATGGTGGCTGCACACAGGACCCAGGGCTGCTTTCACAGAGTCTCAGCTGCGGAGCAGTTCCTGGGAGCAGTCGGCAGCTTTGAACCCTTCTGGGATGTCACTGTCCAGTTTGGAAATGATTTTGTAAATAGGTTTCTTCCAGGAGGGGTCAGCATCCTTGCCTGCCCTGACAGCGCTGAAGAACTCCTGCAGCGTGAGGCTGGCCACCTCCAGGAACCGCCCTGGCACCTGCAGTGAGACGGGCATCACCCACGGCACCACCAggtccccagctccccctcaCCCTCGAAACCCCACTGCcccaccacccctgccccccagctccccctcctCACCTCAAAGTCATTCCCCTTGTTATAGTGCATGTTGAGGGCGCGGAAAAGCTCCGAGTCCCGGGAGACCCGGAGGGTACCAGCATCCATGACGCCCTCCAGCAGGGCCTGCCGGGCAAACTTCTCCACCTGGATGTAGTAAAACTCACGGAAGTTGCTGAACCACTTGATGAGCTGGGAGGTGATGCAGCGGCTGAACTGCCGAGGGGGAGAGCCGGAGGGCAGGTGTCATGCCAGCTTGGAGCCTCTGCAAGCCCAGCCGcgcacccagccctgccccagggctgcaaaAACACCAGCCAGGACCACGACGACGTGGGGGAGTCTGTGGCACCTCTCACTGCTGAGGCTCAGATCCCAACCACCTCGCGGTGGGGAGGCACGTTTGTGATGCGCTTTAATCCCAAATGCACCTTGATTGCACAAAGCAAAGATCTGGCAGCCCAGGTCTGCCACAGCCCTAAGCACCCACTCCAGGGCagcccatgctgaagcaggtgccatccccctgctcctgccagcgAGGTGGAGGGCACACCAACGCATCCCCTTCCCCGTGGTTCCCCGGCGGGGAAGGTGCTGGGTGCCATGCCACACGGGAgtcctgcctggcagcagcaccaggcgCTGCCGTTTTACCTGCACATCGAGGAAGTAGGTCTTCAGGAGAGTGGAGCTGGGGTAGCGGGTgaagaaaaacatcagcttGGCCTTCTTCAGGTGTCCGGGTGTCAGTGCCTCCTGCATCTGCCTCGGGGTCAAGGAAAGCCTGCACGCAGCAGCCCCACCGGCTCGGCACGTCCCTGAGCACACGTGCCTGGTGCCCACAGGAAGCCCCCACCACGGCCTGGCAGGAAGGTGCAGGGGGTTcagccctggctgggcagccaCTGGCTTTTCCCTTTGgcatccccagggaagctgctgctccccacagcgCTTCCCAGGCCGGTGGGAACAGAGATTTGCATGAGGCACTTGTTCCTGGCATAGGGTGCTGGGACTGCCGGGATGGCCTAAGAGCAGGCTTGGGAGCTCCCAACTTTTACCCCCAGCTACACTATAGCATCTAACCAACCCTGAGGAGCAGCAATGGCCCTCCACAGCTCAGGACACCTCTCCTGCTCACCCCTTCGTAGCTCTCTGTGCAGCAGCGGGGACCCTGGCCCTGGGGAGACCAGCAGGGGCTGTGCCGCGCTGTGGCTCCAGAGGACAAGGGGAACACACAGAAGCCCAGGGACGTCTTTACCTCCAGCCAAGCCCAGGGACCTCTCCAGCTGCCCCCAAAGGATATATGGGTGGAGGTGAAGGGTGCCCCATCCATCACAACCTGCAGCTCCCCGTAGCCATCGCTGCCAGCCGGCAGCAGCGCCAGGCTCTCCATGTCAGCAGGGCTCAACGGcaagggatgctgctgctgctgtctcacAACCGATGACCTCAGTTTGACGGTTCCCCAGTGCAAGTCAAGGGGCTCCAGAGGACCCCTCTCTGGAGCAGAGGGGCTCCCATAAGAGCTGCTgccccagaggctgcgctggccatagcccagcagctggctcaGCAGCTGGCTGTCCTGGACAGGGGCAGCTGAGCCCAGTGAATAACCCATGCTGGGTATCTGAGAGGATTTTCTGGCCCCCTTTGAACTGAGAGAGCCAGCATGAGAGCCTGGGCTCTTCCCTGAAGCTCCTGACAGGGCCTCAGCCCGGGGTGAGCTCAGCGAGCCTGATGTGTTCACGGGAGATGGCTTAGCAAGTGGCTTTCTGCATTTCCCAGCAGGAAAAGACTCTCTCTTGGCATCTGATTCTGGCACCGGGAGGCTGcggtgctgctgcagaaggtgACTGGCTGTCTTCGGCCAGATGGTCTTCAGGACAGAGTCCACCACCCGGGACATCACCCCAGCCAGCTCATGCTTCAGCGCCTGCGAGAGGACCCTCACTGCCAAGGGCAGGCCACCTGTGTCACCTCTGTCCTTGTCTTCCTCTGGCCCATGCACGTCCAGGACGCTCCTCCAGAGAGGCACTTCATGTGAGTCACTGGTGGCAGTGGCACTGTCCTTGTCCTGTCTGTCTCCAGGCTTTCCAGGCAGTGGATGCACTTTCTCAGCACCTTCCTGGGATTGGGCATTGTCCCCAGAATCACAGACCTGGGAGAACTTCTCCTGaagctgcttcagctgctgctctaAATAGCAAAgctgctccttcagctgctggcagtCCTCAGCATGGAGGCTGCCTCCCGCAGGGACCACTCGCCCAGCCACCCCTGCGCCCTGCTGGGGCACCCTCGGCTTCCTCTTGCTCTCCCGGGGCACCTCGCCACCCCTCTCCCTCTGATGCCCAAAAGCTGCCTCCAGGCTGGTGTCAAATGCCTGAGGGGTTGGTGGGAGGCTCATGCCTTGGATGATGCTCTCCACCCTGGCCCGCTTGGCTCGGAGGTGCTGGTCAGAGAGCTGCTCCCGTAGGTGCTGGTCGGAGAGCTGGTCCCTGTCACCAGCACAGGGCACGGGAGCCAGGGTCCTGGGGAATGCCAGGGCTTGTGCTCCTTCTCCAGCAGATGCACCACGGTCGTGGTCCTGAGGGAGGGCCACTGCctgagaggaagggaaaaggatgGTGGGATCCAGGCTCCTGCCAGCCGCTGGGTGGCTGAGGAGCTGTGAGATCAGGGTTGCACTGGGGGAAGGCAAGAGAGAGTCGGTCTGGAAACAGGGCTCTGACTTCAGCCGCTGGCCGTGTCCTGAAGCAGCACGGTCTCTGTCCTGCTCAGAGCCAGTCCTGCCATCCATCATCTCTGCTTCCTGCCTCGACACCGGAGAGCTGACCCTCAGCTGGTTGGGGATCATTTCCAGTGACAGACTGGCAGGCTTCCTGCGTGTCTGATGTTTCAGACTGCTAGCGGTGCGGAGCtagagaaagagcaagaaacaTCAGTGGGCAGGACCTCATACAGCAGCTTTCCATG
This genomic stretch from Falco naumanni isolate bFalNau1 chromosome 7, bFalNau1.pat, whole genome shotgun sequence harbors:
- the PROX2 gene encoding prospero homeobox protein 2, which gives rise to MIPNQLRVSSPVSRQEAEMMDGRTGSEQDRDRAASGHGQRLKSEPCFQTDSLLPSPSATLISQLLSHPAAGRSLDPTILFPSSQAVALPQDHDRGASAGEGAQALAFPRTLAPVPCAGDRDQLSDQHLREQLSDQHLRAKRARVESIIQGMSLPPTPQAFDTSLEAAFGHQRERGGEVPRESKRKPRVPQQGAGVAGRVVPAGGSLHAEDCQQLKEQLCYLEQQLKQLQEKFSQVCDSGDNAQSQEGAEKVHPLPGKPGDRQDKDSATATSDSHEVPLWRSVLDVHGPEEDKDRGDTGGLPLAVRVLSQALKHELAGVMSRVVDSVLKTIWPKTASHLLQQHRSLPVPESDAKRESFPAGKCRKPLAKPSPVNTSGSLSSPRAEALSGASGKSPGSHAGSLSSKGARKSSQIPSMGYSLGSAAPVQDSQLLSQLLGYGQRSLWGSSSYGSPSAPERGPLEPLDLHWGTVKLRSSVVRQQQQHPLPLSPADMESLALLPAGSDGYGELQVVMDGAPFTSTHMQEALTPGHLKKAKLMFFFTRYPSSTLLKTYFLDVQFSRCITSQLIKWFSNFREFYYIQVEKFARQALLEGVMDAGTLRVSRDSELFRALNMHYNKGNDFEVPGRFLEVASLTLQEFFSAVRAGKDADPSWKKPIYKIISKLDSDIPEGFKAADCSQELLRS